One Arvicanthis niloticus isolate mArvNil1 unplaced genomic scaffold, mArvNil1.pat.X pat_scaffold_1694_arrow_ctg1, whole genome shotgun sequence DNA segment encodes these proteins:
- the LOC117701662 gene encoding thymosin beta-15A has translation MSDKPDLSEVERFDRTKLKKTITEEKNTLPSKETIQQEKEFVKKS, from the exons ATGAGTGATAAACCAGATTTATCAGAAGTGGAACGATTTGATAGAACCAAACTGAAAAAAActattactgaagaaaaaaatactcttCCGTCAAAGGAAA CCATCCAGCAAGAGAAGGAGTTTGtgaaaaaatcataa